Within Agarivorans litoreus, the genomic segment CTATCATCTTTAAGAGGCGTGCTGTTGTAATCGGTACTATCAAAGTTTTTTTGAGTATATTGAACATAAGGCTGATAGCTTCCTAAATTGGTAAGGAACACCTTAGTTTCAAGTTCATTGATTTTTAGGTTATTGCTTTTGTGCTCTGCATTTGCGTCTTTATGAATGTAGTTAAAAGACACGCCAACAATATCACCGGCCCAACCCGCGGTTAAATCGGTTCGGTTGGTTTTTACATCGCCTAGTTCAGCTTTATTTATGCTGTTGTTATTTTGGGGACCTTCGTAACGGTAACGTGCAGCAACTAAAATACCATTATCAAAGTTATAACCACCTTTAAGAGCAAACTTACCGGTGTTGTCAGAACAAGGCTTAAAAATGCTGCCCTTGTGTGAGCAGTTACTAAGTGCAAAACGGCACCTAAACGAACAGGTAGAGCAAATTGCCAACCTGGACTGTTTAAGGTTAAACCTTGGAGTAAGTGCGTATTTGCAAGATAGCGCTATAGCAAAGGTGCTTAGCCAATTTAACCAAGCCTACCCACAAGTAGATTTACATATTTACCAACGCCGCGATGAGCAGCTACTCAACTGGCAACAACAACCATCATTAGATTTAGCCATTTGTTTTTACCGGGACGCTTTTCCTAGCCAATTTACTGTAGAACCTTTGTGTGAAATACCAGTAGTAGCAGTATGTTCACGAACTCACCAATTAGCGTCTGCAACGTCAACAACTCTTCAGCAAGTGCTAAGTCATACCTGGATAACTGTTCTTTCTTCAACCAATACCGAGCTGTGGGATCCCGATACAGTACAAAGGCAAATTGCAGTAGAGCATCATTCGCTAGCTATTGAACTTTGTTTACGTGGTGTTGGCGTTTTTGTCGGCCAACAACAGCAGCTAAATCCGTATATTGAAACGGGTGAATTAGTAGTTTTAGCCCATAACGATGCCATTGCCAATGAACAACTTGGCTTGATTTACAGCAAACAAACAACGATTTCCCCAGCTCAACAGGCGCTAATTAATTTGTGTAAAGCAGAGTTTAGAAACAAACCCCATTAGCCATTTAGGTAATGTGTGCACAACTCTTATTCACACACAACAAATGGGATCATCAGCTTAGATGGCGGGTAAAGAGAATTTTACTGAGGTTTCACGTGAAACTATCAACAACTAGATCACAATAAATTCGCAGCTAGTTAAACCCTATTAGATCACGTTACAATGTAACCAAGACTCTACATTTAACAGGATCGTAAGTGGATATAGAAATCATTGTGGGATCAACCCTCGGTTCGGCTGAATACGTCGCAGATGAGCTAGAAGCGCTATTAAAAGAACAGCATCAAGTAAAAATTCACTTAGATGCAGAGTTTGAAGAGCTAAATAAGCAAGCTTTTTGGCTTATTTGCAGTTCTACTCATGGCGCAGGAGATGTACCAGACAATTTACAGCCATTTTTCCAACATTTACTCGAAAACCAACCAGATCTTTCTTCTGTTTCTTATAGCGTAGTGGCTATTGGTAGTAGCAGTTACGATACCTTCTGTGGAGCAGGTAAAGATCTCGACCAAACCTTAAGTAATTTGGGTGCCAAAAAGCTAAAAGAACGTTTAGAAATAGATGTGGATCTAGAACCAGTGCCTGAAGAACCAGCAGTTGCATGGTTAGAAAGCTGGAAAAATGAGCTAAATGTGAACTAAATACTGTGGATAACCCTAGGGAATAGCTATTAGTTTAACATAGTTATTCCTATGGATAAGCTTATACCCATTTCCACCTGTGGATAAACAGCAAATTAGATCCCAGTTTTTCCCCTGCTTAGATCGCCCTTCATTAACAAGATCTGATCTTAATTAAGTTAATGATCATAAAGCTAAAAAATCACTTATCTACAGATCAGCAAGTTACTAATAGTAGATCTAATAAAAGATCTTTAAAAAAAGATCTTATATATATTTATAAGAGATCGAGTACTGATCTAATTCTGATCTAAGCATTCCCTTATCGCCACTTAACCAGTAAAATGTCGCACCCTTCTGGGATTAGGCTGGCTCGAGGTAATAAAAAATGTTCTATAAACAACAATATGACGTGATAGTGATCGGTGGTGGTCATGCCGGTACTGAAGCAGCTGCTGCAGCTGCACGCATGGGTCAAAATACCTTGTTGCTTACTCATAACATTGAAACTTTAGGTCAAATGTCTTGTAACCCAGCCATTGGTGGTATTGGTAAAGGTCACTTAGTAAAAGAAATTGATGCCTTAGGTGGCTTAATGGCACAAGCAGCCGACCTTTCAGGGATCCAATTTAGAACCCTAAACTCATCTAAAGGCCCAGCCGTTCGTGCAACTCGCGCGCAAGCAGATAGAGTGCTTTATCGAGCTGCGATCCGTGAGCGTTTAGAAAACCAAGCCAACCTAACTATCTTTCAACAAGCTTGTGACGACTTGATCGTAGAAAATGATCAAGTGGTAGGGGTGGTTACTCAAATGGGCCTACAGTTACGTGCACGCAGCGTAGTGCTCACTGTGGGAACATTCCTTGGTGGCATGATCCACATTGGTTTAAATAACCATGCTGGTGGCCGAGCAGGTGATCCCCCGTCAATTGCTTTAGCCCAACGACTCCGAGAGCTACCATTACGAGTTGATCGCCTAAAAACCGGTACTCCACCGCGCATTGATGCGCGCAGTATCGATTTTAGCCAAATGCAGCCACAGCCTGGTGATACCCCTACACCAGTATTTTCGTTTATTGGTAAACAAAGCGATCACCCACAACAGATCCCTTGTTATATCACTCATACCAACGAGTCTACTCATAACATTATTCGTAATGGTTTAGACAGAAGCCCTATGTTTACCGGTGTGATTGAAGGTATTGGGCCGCGTTATTGCCCCTCTATCGAAGACAAAGTAACTCGCTTCGCCGATAAAAACTCACATCAGATCTTTATTGAGCCTGAAGGCCTAACCACTCACGAAGTGTACCCAAATGGTATTTCTACCAGCTTGCCTTTTGATGTTCAGGTTGAGTTAGTTCACTCAATGAAAGGTTTAGAGAATGCCCATATAACCCGTCCGGGTTATGCCATTGAGTATGACTTCTTTGATCCTCGTGATTTAAAACAAAGCCTTGAAAACAAATACTTAAAAGGTTTGTTCTTTGCTGGACAAATCAACGGGACTACCGGTTACGAAGAAGCCGGTGCCCAAGGATTAATTGCAGGCTCTAATGCTGCCCTTTACGCTCAAGGCAAAGATGCATGGGCACCTCGACGCGACCAAGCTTACATGGGCGTATTGATCGACGATTTAGCCACTTTAGGCACTAAAGAACCTTACCGTATGTTCACTAGTCGTGCCGAATATCGCTTATTGTTACGTGAAGACAACGCCGATATGCGTTTAACTGAGCAAGGTCGTAAGCTTGGTTTAGTAGACGATCATCGTTGGCAGTTGTTTAATCAAAAAGTTGAAGCGGTTGAGTTAGAACGCCAGCGCCTAAAAGACACTTGGGTTCATACCAGTTCTAAGCAATTGGATCAGCTAAACCCATTATTGAAAAATCCAATTACTCGCGAGCATTCTTTAGAAGAGTTGATTCGCCGACCAGAGCTTAACTACCAACAATTGATGGAAATTGATGGCTTTGGACCTGGATTAGAACTACCAGCCGCCGCTGAGCAAGTTGAAATCCAGATCAAATATGATGGTTATATTAAACGCCAATTAGAAGAAATTAAGAAAACCCAAAAGCATGAAAATACTTTGCTACCTTTAGATTTAGATTACTCTAAAATTAGCGGTCTATCGAATGAGGTAGTTGCAAAACTAACCAATGCCAGACCAGAAACCATAGGTAAAGCAGCACGTATTTCGGGAGTAACTCCAGCTGCGGTATCATTGCTATTGGTATATTTGAAAAAACACGACTTGGCACGCAAGTCAGCTTAGGATGATCGGGTGTTAAAATCTCGCTTACAGGGCTTATTGGCTCAAACGTCTTTGCAGCTTACCGAGCTGCAAATTTCTCAACTGGTTAGTTTGGTTGAGCAGCTCGATAAATGGAATAAAGCTTACAACCTTACCTCGGTAAGAGATCCTATGGAGATGATGGTAAAACACATTCTCGATAGTTTAGTGGTAAGTCCTTACTTACAAGGTGAGCGTTTTATTGACGTTGGCACAGGGCCTGGATTACCAGGTCTTCCCTTGGCCATTATTAATCCTGATAAACAGTTTGTATTGCTTGATAGTTTGGGGAAACGAATTACTTTTATTCGCCAAGTTTGTCATTTACTCAAACTCGAAAATGTTA encodes:
- the mnmG gene encoding tRNA uridine-5-carboxymethylaminomethyl(34) synthesis enzyme MnmG, producing MFYKQQYDVIVIGGGHAGTEAAAAAARMGQNTLLLTHNIETLGQMSCNPAIGGIGKGHLVKEIDALGGLMAQAADLSGIQFRTLNSSKGPAVRATRAQADRVLYRAAIRERLENQANLTIFQQACDDLIVENDQVVGVVTQMGLQLRARSVVLTVGTFLGGMIHIGLNNHAGGRAGDPPSIALAQRLRELPLRVDRLKTGTPPRIDARSIDFSQMQPQPGDTPTPVFSFIGKQSDHPQQIPCYITHTNESTHNIIRNGLDRSPMFTGVIEGIGPRYCPSIEDKVTRFADKNSHQIFIEPEGLTTHEVYPNGISTSLPFDVQVELVHSMKGLENAHITRPGYAIEYDFFDPRDLKQSLENKYLKGLFFAGQINGTTGYEEAGAQGLIAGSNAALYAQGKDAWAPRRDQAYMGVLIDDLATLGTKEPYRMFTSRAEYRLLLREDNADMRLTEQGRKLGLVDDHRWQLFNQKVEAVELERQRLKDTWVHTSSKQLDQLNPLLKNPITREHSLEELIRRPELNYQQLMEIDGFGPGLELPAAAEQVEIQIKYDGYIKRQLEEIKKTQKHENTLLPLDLDYSKISGLSNEVVAKLTNARPETIGKAARISGVTPAAVSLLLVYLKKHDLARKSA
- the rsmG gene encoding 16S rRNA (guanine(527)-N(7))-methyltransferase RsmG, with the protein product MLKSRLQGLLAQTSLQLTELQISQLVSLVEQLDKWNKAYNLTSVRDPMEMMVKHILDSLVVSPYLQGERFIDVGTGPGLPGLPLAIINPDKQFVLLDSLGKRITFIRQVCHLLKLENVTAVQSRVENYQQNLDFDGVISRAFASLEDMLNWCSHLPANNGKFYALKGLVPEQELENLPEGLKLHSIESLTVPELEGQRHLVIIDKNNP
- a CDS encoding oligogalacturonate-specific porin KdgM family protein encodes the protein MAICSTCSFRCRFALSNCSHKGSIFKPCSDNTGKFALKGGYNFDNGILVAARYRYEGPQNNNSINKAELGDVKTNRTDLTAGWAGDIVGVSFNYIHKDANAEHKSNNLKINELETKVFLTNLGSYQPYVQYTQKNFDSTDYNSTPLKDDSQIKLGVSMKF
- a CDS encoding substrate-binding domain-containing protein, with amino-acid sequence MLPLCEQLLSAKRHLNEQVEQIANLDCLRLNLGVSAYLQDSAIAKVLSQFNQAYPQVDLHIYQRRDEQLLNWQQQPSLDLAICFYRDAFPSQFTVEPLCEIPVVAVCSRTHQLASATSTTLQQVLSHTWITVLSSTNTELWDPDTVQRQIAVEHHSLAIELCLRGVGVFVGQQQQLNPYIETGELVVLAHNDAIANEQLGLIYSKQTTISPAQQALINLCKAEFRNKPH
- the mioC gene encoding FMN-binding protein MioC, with product MDIEIIVGSTLGSAEYVADELEALLKEQHQVKIHLDAEFEELNKQAFWLICSSTHGAGDVPDNLQPFFQHLLENQPDLSSVSYSVVAIGSSSYDTFCGAGKDLDQTLSNLGAKKLKERLEIDVDLEPVPEEPAVAWLESWKNELNVN